The Hymenobacter sp. GOD-10R genome includes a window with the following:
- a CDS encoding response regulator transcription factor produces the protein MKLLLVEDEPKLASFIKKGFENEGYEIEVAYDGRMGQSLLRQNSYEVIILDVNLPYVNGFELCRQIRADDPLVPVLLLTALDSLDDKVTGFEAGTDDYLVKPFEFKELLLRVRVLLKRSSDAAGVKRMLRIADLELNLESKVVTRGGQRIDLTTKEYSLLEYLLLNRGKVISRVDIAEKVWELNFDTNTNVIDVYVSYLRKKLDKGYDTKLIHTVVGMGYVMREG, from the coding sequence ATGAAATTGTTATTGGTTGAAGATGAGCCGAAGCTTGCGTCTTTCATTAAGAAGGGGTTCGAAAACGAAGGCTATGAAATAGAAGTAGCCTACGACGGGCGCATGGGTCAATCGCTGCTGCGCCAGAATAGCTACGAGGTGATTATTCTCGACGTGAACTTGCCCTACGTCAATGGGTTTGAGCTGTGCCGGCAGATCCGCGCCGACGACCCGTTGGTGCCCGTGCTGCTGCTCACCGCCCTCGACAGCCTCGACGATAAAGTAACGGGCTTCGAGGCTGGCACCGACGACTACTTGGTTAAGCCCTTCGAATTCAAGGAACTGCTGCTGCGCGTGCGCGTGCTGCTCAAGCGTAGCTCCGACGCGGCTGGGGTGAAGCGCATGCTGCGCATCGCTGACCTAGAACTGAACCTAGAGTCTAAGGTGGTAACCCGTGGCGGGCAGCGCATCGACCTGACGACCAAAGAGTACTCCCTGCTCGAATACTTGCTGCTGAACCGCGGCAAGGTCATCTCACGGGTAGATATTGCCGAGAAGGTGTGGGAGCTGAACTTCGATACCAACACCAATGTCATCGACGTGTACGTGAGCTACTTGCGCAAAAAGCTCGACAAAGGCTACGATACCAAGCTGATTCATACCGTGGTAGGTATGGGCTACGTGATGCGCGAAGGATAA
- the mgrA gene encoding L-glyceraldehyde 3-phosphate reductase produces MTYLANPARYQNMEYRRCGRSGLKLPAVSLGLWQNFGDVDVLANSRRILTLAFDSGITHFDLANNYGPSPGSAEETFGKVLKEEFRAHRDELIISSKAGYTMWEGPYGDWGSKKYLVSSLDQSLKRMGLEYVDIFYHHRPDPETPLEETMGALDLIVRQGKALYVGISNYRPKEAAEAFRILRELGTPCLIHQPKYSMFERWVEDGLLDLVGQEGVGCIPFSPLAQGMLTNKYLGGIPNDSRVAKNLGSLPEKQLTPERLSQIQRLNDVAQTRGQSLAQMALAWILKDERVTSVLIGASKPEQLADSLRCLDNTQFSPEELAKINEILG; encoded by the coding sequence CGTACCTCGCGAATCCCGCCCGCTACCAAAACATGGAATACCGCCGCTGCGGTCGCAGTGGCCTGAAGTTACCTGCCGTTTCGCTGGGGCTCTGGCAGAACTTTGGCGACGTGGACGTGCTAGCCAACTCGCGCCGTATTCTCACCTTGGCCTTCGACAGCGGCATCACGCACTTCGACCTAGCGAATAACTATGGCCCCTCGCCGGGCTCGGCGGAGGAAACCTTTGGTAAGGTGCTGAAAGAAGAGTTTCGCGCCCATCGCGATGAGCTAATTATCTCCAGCAAAGCGGGCTATACCATGTGGGAAGGTCCGTACGGTGACTGGGGCTCGAAGAAGTACTTGGTCAGCAGCCTCGACCAAAGCCTCAAGCGCATGGGGCTAGAGTACGTCGATATCTTCTACCATCACCGCCCCGATCCGGAGACGCCACTGGAAGAAACCATGGGCGCCCTCGACCTGATCGTGCGTCAGGGCAAGGCCTTGTACGTGGGCATCTCCAACTACCGCCCTAAAGAAGCGGCCGAAGCCTTCCGCATCTTGCGGGAGCTAGGTACCCCGTGTCTTATCCACCAGCCCAAGTACTCGATGTTTGAGCGGTGGGTGGAAGATGGCCTGCTCGACTTAGTGGGGCAGGAGGGTGTGGGCTGTATTCCGTTCTCCCCACTGGCTCAGGGCATGCTCACCAACAAATACTTGGGTGGCATCCCGAATGACTCGCGCGTAGCGAAAAACCTAGGTTCGTTGCCCGAGAAGCAGCTAACCCCAGAGCGCCTGTCGCAGATTCAACGCCTGAACGACGTTGCCCAAACCCGCGGTCAAAGTCTCGCTCAGATGGCCTTGGCCTGGATACTGAAAGATGAGCGCGTGACCTCGGTGCTGATCGGGGCTAGCAAGCCCGAGCAGCTTGCCGACTCGCTGCGCTGCCTCGACAACACGCAGTTCAGCCCCGAGGAGCTAGCAAAGATCAACGAGATTTTGGGGTAG